The candidate division KSB1 bacterium genome contains a region encoding:
- a CDS encoding tetratricopeptide repeat protein, with amino-acid sequence MESNQSQPDTVKLLEGSQFLQQGNFKAAQESYKQTLEREPENLEAIYGLGIICQYEEKYEDAKNYFERALSFCGENGAILNSYGVVAANLGEDESARDSFEKAVQIDPKFLDAQKNLAEIYIATKEYEKGIETYQKILKQHGDDIESLLNVARLYFEIGDVESTRFILEKVLGIDPKNKSAKDALEKLSEEELVQK; translated from the coding sequence ATGGAATCGAATCAATCACAGCCTGACACTGTTAAACTATTGGAAGGCAGCCAATTTTTGCAACAGGGCAATTTCAAAGCAGCACAGGAAAGCTACAAACAAACCCTGGAACGAGAGCCTGAAAATCTCGAAGCGATTTATGGCTTGGGCATTATCTGTCAGTATGAAGAAAAGTATGAAGATGCAAAAAACTATTTTGAACGCGCTTTGAGTTTTTGTGGTGAGAACGGCGCCATTTTGAACAGTTACGGCGTTGTCGCGGCAAATTTAGGTGAGGATGAATCTGCCAGAGACTCATTCGAAAAAGCTGTCCAAATCGACCCGAAATTTTTAGATGCACAAAAGAATCTGGCGGAGATTTATATCGCTACCAAAGAGTATGAAAAAGGCATTGAGACCTATCAGAAAATTTTAAAACAGCACGGGGATGATATCGAATCACTTCTGAACGTCGCCCGGCTTTATTTCGAGATCGGAGATGTTGAATCTACGCGGTTTATTTTGGAGAAGGTTCTGGGAATCGATCCCAAAAATAAATCTGCTAAGGATGCTTTGGAAAAGTTGTCTGAGGAAGAATTGGTTCAGAAATAA
- the flgL gene encoding flagellar hook-associated protein FlgL yields the protein MRITNKMIAGNMLSAVQRNLQMMNEAQLNIATTKKVRRPSDDPAGTLQIQQFKVLISRNEQYLKNITQIRGFTTNSEAALQAISDDLETAKSIAIQGGSDTVNAEARQSLAKNIDQLIDNIIDQGNSRFKGRFVFGGTQTTGTKPFTRSGDVITYNGNDADIKSNIGFDTQVTYNKSGADIFSPAGGVDIFAELIALKQSLESNDTNAIQNAIDELGSALDQVTSFSAEFGVIQNRLTLTEQLIETENINLAEFLSKIQDTDIVEEIVNLQILENATTTALRTMAEVIQTSLVDFVS from the coding sequence ATGCGAATAACCAATAAAATGATTGCCGGGAATATGCTGTCGGCGGTGCAGAGAAACCTGCAGATGATGAATGAGGCGCAGCTCAACATCGCGACCACGAAGAAAGTGCGGCGGCCGTCCGATGATCCGGCCGGCACTTTGCAAATTCAGCAATTCAAAGTTCTGATCAGCCGGAACGAGCAGTATTTAAAAAATATCACGCAGATCAGGGGTTTTACCACAAATTCCGAAGCCGCCCTGCAGGCGATTAGCGACGACCTGGAAACGGCTAAAAGCATCGCAATTCAGGGAGGTTCGGATACGGTAAACGCCGAGGCGAGGCAGAGTTTGGCTAAAAATATCGATCAGCTCATTGACAATATAATCGATCAAGGCAACTCAAGGTTCAAAGGCCGATTTGTTTTTGGCGGCACCCAGACTACTGGCACAAAGCCGTTTACCAGATCCGGCGATGTCATCACTTATAACGGCAACGATGCGGATATCAAAAGTAATATCGGCTTTGACACCCAGGTGACATACAACAAATCTGGCGCAGACATTTTTTCACCGGCAGGCGGCGTTGACATTTTTGCCGAACTGATTGCTTTGAAGCAGAGTCTGGAGAGCAACGATACCAACGCTATTCAAAATGCTATTGATGAATTGGGTAGTGCGCTTGATCAAGTGACGTCTTTTTCTGCGGAGTTTGGGGTCATCCAAAATAGATTGACTTTAACAGAGCAGCTCATTGAAACGGAGAATATCAATCTCGCAGAGTTCTTATCCAAAATTCAAGACACGGATATTGTTGAAGAAATCGTGAATTTGCAAATACTTGAAAATGCAACGACCACAGCCCTGAGGACGATGGCTGAGGTGATTCAAACCAGCTTAGTTGATTTCGTTAGTTAA